The genomic region ATCCCTGATAGCAACCAAACAGGGAGGAGGCATGGCTTCCACTGACAAGAGGCCACAAGGTGGGAGACAAAAGCAGCCAGCATGGAGGGACGTCACTGTGCACCTTGCCTCCTGGTAGTGGTACGGTTGCCAGCTGCTGAGATGATTGGGATGGGGTTGCCAGTGCACTAGCACAGCCAACGAGGCACTTCTGCTAGTCTGATCACACAGCCCTGCCACCTCTCATCTTCCACTCTCTGCCTGGAAAGCAGCAGGGATGTCTCTGCTAGGAGACCAGGTGTATGTTACTGCCCATTGGTCCAATAGgagcaatgtggtgtagtggttaagagggatagactcgtaatctggtgaaccaggttcgtgtctccgctcctccacatgcagctgctgggtgaccttgggctagtcacacttctttgaagtctctcagccccactcacctcacagagtgtttgtggggggggggagagaaaggagattgttagccgctttgagactccttcaggtagtgataaagcgggatatcaaatccaaactcctcctcctcctcctcttcttcttctacctgccATGCTCAGAAATGCATTATGCCCTCCAAGACAAGTCCCTCTCCATCACTCCCTGTCCACCCTACGTTCTAAGCCTATGCATAGCAGACACAAGAGAAACCCTGACtataatgcctttttaaaaaaatagtattgtTACTTACTCATCATGATTTACTTGATACATATTAATGAAGATACAAGTCTTTGCGGGAATATGGTACCCATTCAGAGTGGCATCTTTGGTGGTACTGGAAACAAACACACAAGCGCATACACATCACTGTTGTTCAACACTGTGATATGTGGAGCTGCACAACAGCTTCACAGCAATCTGCAGATAATGGTGAGAGATCACCCCGTGGCCCCTACCTATCAGAAATATAATTTAGGATTGCTCCACACTGGTCTACACTTCCTGCTACGAGTGCCATGGAACAAACAAAAGGAACCACCAAGAATAGCCTGGGTCCATCACTGCTGATGTAAAGGGTCGCTTAGATTTTATGTTGTTATATACCAGCATTACAGATCTTGGCTTCTCCAGTTAGGGATCTGAGAGTTTTCCAAATGTCATGGAATATTTCATGTGAGTGAAATGCTATTTTCCTTATTCattgttaaaataaatgaatgaaagatGAAATAAATCCCACAACCCGTTTTTCATTTGAGCAATGGTTTCTTATTTCACTCTCCCACTTAATCTTGTTTATAAATTTGCTAAGTTCCTAAAGGTTGCTAAATCACATTGGTTTGGAATTGGTGCAagtctctcttccctctcccaccccatTTTGGGTGGCTTAAATACTGCCAGCTGAGTTGAGGTGATGGACTTTGCTAGCACATCTCTGGCTGAGCCCCAGCTCAGCCGGGAAAGTACAAGATCCACTCTCATCCTGGTGGATTTTGAATTTGGATGGCACTCATTTTTTCTTCAAATTGTTTGATTAAAGATGTCCAACCCCTGAATTATTAtttgttcattaatgtgttttatttacaaatatagggcatttaaacaaataaaactttttgggtggtgctggtggtgaaTTTTAAACAGTTTTGCCTGAGTGGCTTTCTTGCAATTGGTCACTTTAGGGCTAAGAACATTATAGTATTGGGGGATGGCTAGGGGATCTAAGGTAACTGTAACAGGGTGGACAAATATCCTAAGCCACATCTTTTACCTATAAGCTAGGGAAACGCCTCATAAAATAAGATACTTCTTTCTTCAGTACTCTACTGGACACAGAATTCAATTGATGATGGAAAAAATTATCTGGAATATTACCTCTGTGGTCAAGCCCCAGTATTTAATAATAAGGCAGAATCCAGTGATGGGAAGTtagggaaggtggtggtgggggggggggcagagtgctAACTATTCTTGGGTTTTACATGGGTTTTGTTAAAAGTCTGTTGAAAATATACAAGGCAAGGTATTTCAGCAGATTTGTAACAAACCCCATGCATACTGAACCCCAAAATAGTTACCCCCTCATTCCCTATCACCTCTACCCTAATCCACCCGCAATGCCTAACCAACCACACCCCACTCCTTGTGGCAAGGAAAATGTAGATTGCATTGCAGTCACTTAAGGTAGCTTGGCAGTTCTGCGTTGGCAGCACCATGCAACACATTAAGTAGTCATATGAGCAGAACTCTGAAACAAAACCACTCTCCAACTCTGCTTCTTACCAGTGAGGAATAGTGAAGGGCAGGAAGGAGGTGTGCCTAAATATTTCGTGAAGAAAAGCTTCTGTGTAATGCAGAACTTTTCGATCTTCAAACCTTGATGGTCTTTCTCCAATCTTTGCATCTGCACAGaacaaaatggagcatgtttcaAGCAATGTGCTTCACAGATAAGGGCCTCAGTAttgtttccattttccatttaatCCATTTAATCAAGAACATTAccaatttcttcttgtattttcGTTTGAATTTCCGGATTGCTTATCAGGTACAGAAATATCCATTGCAAACATACTGACAGTGTAGCAAAGCCTACAAAATAAATGAAGAGTCAGGATATGTGATGGTTAAATTATTATTCTACACACAACACTTTGGTATTTCTATATGTTGAAATCCATTGTAGGCATAATGCACAAATCCCAAGAGATATTCCATCATGAAGCTCTTTTCATGGACCAGATTCCATACACTTCCATATAAAATTGACTAGACCGTTATGATTTGACATGTTTTGGTACTACTGGTAATTGCTAATTGGTCACTTAAATCCAGGTCCTGGATATTTCCATGCCTGCATGAGCATTTCCCCCACCAGACGTGCCCTCTAGCGGGGACCGAGGACCCccaaaattttcaaggagggggctgggcACCCTCAAAATTCCACAACCACGCGCACCTGCTGCCAGGGCTGTGGCAGGGCGAGGCGTCTTTGCCCTGTGCATCCCTTTCACAATGGCCAGGGTGCCTTTCAAAAGGTAAGGTGGTGGGCGGTGGGGGATGGCGGGCTGAGTCGCCCTGGTCGGGTGGGTGGGATGGTGGGCGTGTGACATCACGCATGCATGACAGACTCCCCCAATGTTGGGCACAACTCAATGCCTCTGTTTCCCACAGTTGCAATGTTTCATTGGCTTTGTGGGATGGTGTTTTTGTCACCAGGTCCTCAATTTATTGCCATCATTTTATTTAGCCGAATGGCAAATTCAGGTCACAGATCCATTTTCGCTGAAATTTACAGCCAGTTCCAGCTTGACAGTCAATTTTGCAATTCCACCCCTTCTCAATGGTCCAAGAAAATGTTCAGACATACAGTATTTTTCTATCAAATGTTAAAGTGGATTTTGTTGAGTTCCATTCTAGGGGGTGAAAcaaattccatattttatgtgttGAAGAAATTTAACACACTTTGCTGAAGTTTGTCCATGTTGACACAAAATCCATCTACACAGAAGATACTGGGCAAGAGGACTACAATTAATTAATGTATACTTTTCAAAAATCTCATGAATTTTAAGTCACACTTAGTCTATCCACCAATAAAGATAGGGGCCTTTATATGGTCCCAAAAAAATTTCAGCGGCTCTTCACCTAAAAGATCAGATGTCAACAGCAGGCAGCTGTGTTTTAAGGGTCATGTTTAAAAACTCGCAGTGGCAAAAATGTTTCATACTTACCAGCCCCAAAAATGTCATTGACTGTAACTATTATTTTCTGATGAGATAAAGCTGCAGCTTTCCCATCCTCTCTTTTTTCATTGCTTACACTAATCAGGGCATCTGTGATGTCTCTGAGGTGGTTctacaggaaggaaacaaaaccCCGGATGCTATTTTCATCCAATCACTTTTTACTCGGCAACCTACAATTTGTTTAATCCTATCTTGTTTTTTCCTTCCCAGCCAAATCAAGGGCTTCAGACTCTTAGGACAAAATTTATTTTGGAAAAGGAAACAGCAAGTATCAGCTGTTAATAATATCCCATAATGATAAATAATTCCCATAATGATAAATTCCTTAGGCAACAATCCTAGCCTGACTTCATAGCAAGGTCTTGGCCTAAGGAACATTAAAGCCACAGAAATTTACTGCCAAGTCAATACACACAAAAGAAAGCTAATGATATTTCTCTTGACAGTACAAGAGTGTTATCTTCTCCCAATCTCACATAAGGCTGGACAGAAGTCGCATTAATCTGTGACTTCTgttttaaactacagtggtacctccgtttgcgcgcaggatccgttccggagctccagtTGGATCCCGAGGAATTTGCAGCCGGAGGTgcagcttctgtgcatgcacacagcatGGTAGAgagcttctgcacatgcggcgaaataaatattatttataacttgaagccattggttcaggttctaGTCTCTGgagcaggaatcatagaattgtagtttcTAGACCCAGgatcatcttgcttgccctcctctgcacacattccagattGTCGATATCCTCCTCaaattgtgttgcccagaactggacgcagtacTTTGGTATGTTTTTTGAACCAAGAACGGATATGCAACATTCCTCCTCCTCAGAATTCCGGATGCAAAATCAGTATCCCAGAACTCCAGGGGGTGAAGAACTCCAGGTGGTGGCCAGGGATATACACACCAGCATTGTGCCTGTGCACTTTCCCCTCCAGAGCTAATAGCAGTTTTTGGAGGTACAATTTTGCATTAACTGCTGCAAAATGCTATTGCCCAATTAgcatctaaaaaggtaaagggacccctgaccattaggtccagtcgcgaacgactctggggttgcggcgctcatctcgctttactggccgagggagccggtgtacagcttccgggtcatgtggccagcatgacaaagctgcttctggcaaaccagagcagcgcatggaaacgccgtttacctatttatctacttgcactttgacatgctttcaaactgctaggttggcaggagcagggaccgagcaaagggagctcaccccatcgcagggattcgaaccgccaaccttctgatcggcatgtcCAGGATATAATAGTTCTGTTTTcctcacaagatttatataccactttactGTAATAaatcctcaaagtggtttacaaaaaaatgaaattatttttaaaacagtttaaaacagctaTTTATAACATTCAAAAGTGattaaaatcaatgataagcagaaaactagattaaaacacatgtcaacctTCCACATGTCTGGAATGTTAGGAATGTTAATATGAGAAATGTAATCTAAGTTGCCATTCTACTCTGCCACAAAGTATAGAAATGTAGTGTTTGAACAGAAAGATACTGCATTCCTGTATTCACCCTTTCAATGTTTTTGACAGGCGTCTCCTGCCATGCCTActtcgtagcaattcgtcacaactttatggtattggcagttaggcattggaatatttaatATGTGGTGTAATGTGTGTTGTGTGCTGGagggcaggttgtggccatcacctacctcctttgggtatcccattaaagggatccggcggttgtggatcctgtccgatgccctgctggtggctagggccatggcacgacccccagtgacgtcaggggaagcttccagttgtatttgcatcaacaagctcctcccactggttgttaaccctaagATGGCTACCCGCCGGTTGGGGTGGAGTCAAGCGTTGTTCTCTTGTCCaatgccaataccactcacatactgtaaccaataaagttgtggccttattttgcccattaacctaaaatcatgtgtccttgtgttttatttacccCACGCAGGTGGCTGGTCATCAACTCGCAAGTGTCATGCTACCTGAaaaaccacccccaccacccccggTGTTTTCAGCCTCCACGGATGAAAGCTTACCTTATCGTATGTGGTGTAATGGTCTTCCACACGTTTTGCaacaaagttgttgaacttcccATAAAACTCTCGAGCAGCCTTTGCAGCAGGCAGTGGGAGGTAACGGAGGCATGGAATAAAATCAGCTGGATTGAAGGCGCCTGATGCTTTTATGAAATCATCGTTTACCTTAAGCATGCATTGAAACTCCTCGTCATCATGGTCATACCTTTTGTTGAAGCAGAGGGCACAGACAACATTCGCAACTGCACAGGTAGTGGAGACAGCAGGGTCAAAGCTACCAGCCTGTTTGGAGAGCTCTACGAAGGTTTTCACCAGTTCCAAAGCTTCAGCACAAACATGCTCTTCGAGCAGACAAGAGCAAGTTGAAGACATGGTTTCTGATTTGGTGAGTGACCTTAAAGCTTTGCTGGCAATTTGCTTCTGAAGCTTCCAGCTTTCTCCGTACTTCACAGAAAATGACAGGCTCTCTCcatcagcaaaaaaagaaaaggtgtgCATGTCAGGTCGGGCAGCAAAACTCTCCCCATCTCTAAGCAGCACCTGT from Lacerta agilis isolate rLacAgi1 chromosome 11, rLacAgi1.pri, whole genome shotgun sequence harbors:
- the LOC117055045 gene encoding cytochrome P450 1A1-like, with the protein product MNFTAEEVSFSKVTIAFFTVASILISIRIFMKSKQPRPPGPWSLPIVGNLLQLGEHPYISFDHMRKKYGDVFQIKLGMVPVVVVNGLDAVKQVLLRDGESFAARPDMHTFSFFADGESLSFSVKYGESWKLQKQIASKALRSLTKSETMSSTCSCLLEEHVCAEALELVKTFVELSKQAGSFDPAVSTTCAVANVVCALCFNKRYDHDDEEFQCMLKVNDDFIKASGAFNPADFIPCLRYLPLPAAKAAREFYGKFNNFVAKRVEDHYTTYDKNHLRDITDALISVSNEKREDGKAAALSHQKIIVTVNDIFGAGFATLSVCLQWIFLYLISNPEIQTKIQEEIDAKIGERPSRFEDRKVLHYTEAFLHEIFRHTSFLPFTIPHCTTKDATLNGYHIPAKTCIFINMYQVNHDESLWEDPYLFKPHRFLNENGELNKSLAEKVLIFGMGIRKCLGEEVARNEVFVILTTILQQLRLEKPPEDHLDLNPIYGLSMAPKPYRIKILLRT